A DNA window from Primulina tabacum isolate GXHZ01 chromosome 12, ASM2559414v2, whole genome shotgun sequence contains the following coding sequences:
- the LOC142520566 gene encoding glucan endo-1,3-beta-glucosidase 14-like, giving the protein MHRPFIIIPRFKAMNFLLLFFWFIMLSRVLSPEGLAVHAFTGTYGVNYGRIADNLPPPESVVTLLKAAKIKNIRIYDPDHGVLRAFKGSGIEIIVGLPNESLRDMSIGLDHAIAWVKENVEPFLPDTLITGIAVGNEVLGGADTELWEVLVPAVRNVYGALDRLQLANKVEVSSPHSEGIFAISFPPSAGAFKETLLPYLGPLLQFFSQINTPFYVNAYPFLAYISDPSHIDLNYALFEPNPGIYDARTKLHYDNMFEAQIDAAYAALEKVGFSKMEVIVSETGWASKGDENEVGANLKNARTYNRNLRKKLLKKKGTPYRPKMVVKAYIFALFNENSKPGPTSERNFGLFKADGSISYDIGFTGLVPSSGFSILGSIKVNGQNWCGLQRLSIRAICAAVVLIMIS; this is encoded by the exons ATGCATCGTCCCTTTATAATTATTCCTCGTTTCAAGGCGATGAACTTCCTTTTGCTCTTCTTCTGGTTCATTATGCTCTCGAGAGTTCTCTCACCAGAAG GTTTGGCAGTTCATGCTTTTACTGGTACATATGGAGTAAATTACGGCAGGATAGCGGACAATCTTCCACCACCAGAAAGTGTTGTGACCCTCTTAAAAGCGGCCAAGATCAAGAACATCAGAATCTATGACCCTGATCACGGAGTTTTGAGGGCATTTAAAGGGTCCGGAATCGAAATAATCGTTGGCCTACCGAATGAATCTTTGAGAGACATGAGCATAGGCCTAGACCATGCGATAGCATGGGTAAAAGAGAACGTGGAGCCCTTTCTTCCAGACACACTTATAACTGGTATTGCTGTTGGAAACGAGGTCTTAGGAGGTGCTGATACAGAACTATGGGAGGTTCTTGTGCCTGCCGTGAGGAATGTCTATGGTGCCCTTGATCGTCTCCAATTAGCTAATAAAGTAGAAGTGTCGAGCCCGCATTCTGAGGGCATTTTCGCCATTTCATTCCCACCCTCGGCCGGGGCGTTTAAGGAGACTCTACTTCCCTACCTGGGGCCACTCCTTCAATTCTTCTCACAAATTAACACTCCTTTTTACGTCAATGCCTATCCATTTCTAGCCTATATTAGTGATCCATCACATATCGATTTGAACTACGCTCTTTTTGAGCCGAACCCCGGGATTTACGATGCTAGAACTAAACTTCATTACGACAACATGTTTGAGGCTCAGATAGACGCAGCTTACGCTGCGTTGGAAAAGGTTGGTTTTAGTAAAATGGAAGTGATAGTTTCTGAGACCGGTTGGGCTTCAAAAGGAGATGAAAATGAAGTGGGAGCTAATCTAAAAAATGCTAGGACTTATAATCGTAATTTACGGAAGAAACTTTTGAAAAAGAAAGGGACTCCATATAGGCCAAAGATGGTGGTTAAGGCTTATATATTTGCCTTGTTTAACGAGAACTCGAAGCCAGGACCGACTTCAGAAAGGAATTTTGGGTTGTTCAAGGCTGATGGAAGCATTTCATATGACATCGGATTCACAGGACTCGTTCCAAGTTCCGGTTTCTCCATTCTTGGATCCATCAAG GTGAATGGACAAAACTGGTGTGGACTCCAGCGGCTGTCTATTCGGGCAATCTGTGCAGCAGTTGTGCTTATTATGATCTCCTGA
- the LOC142520433 gene encoding uncharacterized protein LOC142520433, producing MAPTSRTANQNNTHVQGENNTRISGADGSPPNGPQPTINLTPEELQKIITDAVKMSTAKKATSDHASYPEQQHEQPRREEEGESSAGSKSPTVAEELEELRKKVKVLEGHVGSKGSAPVAKGCPFSDIIVREPLPGHFKSAKIKDYDGSSDPEEHLARFENMAMLHCYGDQIKCKVFLTTLIDSAQRWFEGLAPQSILSFEDFQKMFLHQFSSSKKYKRTAFSLFEVKQRSEETLRAYIKRFNRVALDVPACAPETKTIAFTQGLLEGDFFRSLTKKLPGDFEDLLSRAEKYINMEEAQHQKREALKRARGDRAVRPEERSNKGNGSGHLSHVPLRNARDMEVQECSSDVAPLSNLTVRPVRSKKVRYCTLHKECSHNTNECRSLRKGFKKYTEPESRPTREEPRSPPWVSRRPGPNVPRRSADIPSGSRRTEGNFREEKSRQVERKDLSPIRGVIKMISGGSTDGDSNRARKARGRRVCLEVDGRDRSEPVISFGPEDLRGVSLPHNDALVIQARVANYDVLRVFVDNGSSVNVIFKEALVQMDLHEYPLEVVATALFGFAGHAVYPEGEITLPLTLGSGDLRKTVMTVFTIVDAPSSYNVILGRPAMNEMRAVASTYHQKIKFPIRGQVGEVKGDQPSSRKCYGETIRVDQKRMKREDRGKKVAQGAKEVEGNEVNFVAEEEQEVVEIKPGKSIRVARDLEDSTRATGKWRMCVDFRDLNKACPKDCYPLPRIDQLVDSTSGFELLSFMDAYQGYHQIPMAREDQDKASFITFGGTFCYVVMPFGLKNAGATYQRLMSQVFQKQIGRNIEVYVDDILIKTREMSCFIADLTETFATLEKYEIKLNPAKCVFGVKSGKFLGFMVTDRGIEVNPEKIKALIDMPSPQSTRDPEPGEKLWIYLSATEHAVSSVLIKKEGTDQRPVYYVSHALRGAELKYSEMEKIALALVMTARKLRPYFLSHPIVVLTNSPLGRIMTHSEVLGRLVKWTIELGEYDIEYQPRTAIKAQALTDFLIEMIQPTEEEVWRVFVDGASNLSGCGVGMVIVAPFGEKIKLALRIDSRITNNEAEYEAVLSGLKAAQEVGASRVIIYSDSQLVAQQIKGAYEAKDEKMLKYLKLIAARATSFTDWSIEQIPREENEEADSLAKLAASMSEVSTREIMCFTRLVLSVDEASPTQINSWMTPLIEYIVHAKLPIDRVQALKIKKQALRFTLLNNTLYRRLYIGPLLKCISESKVEYILREIHEGCCGEHLGGMALSRKALLVGFWWPRMDQDAVKLVQKCQGCQHHSNFHHRPTASMQPISASCPFDQWGLDIVGPFPMARAQKRFLLVAIDYFSKWVEAKPLARITEDKVMKFLWKNIVCRYGIPRKLISDNGRQFQGKKITSWCHEMKIIQSFTSVAYPQANGQTEVTNRILVQALKARLHGKGKDWVEELPSVLWAYRTTPRSSTRETPYSLVYGSEAVLPVEIGQSSIRIESYPNHNDQSRAIELDLVEERRDRANIRMEAYRSRVMKSYNKNVRARNFQIGDLVMKKVKPVGDVGKLEAKWEGPFKIIQRISSGAAYYLEDFLGQTLKRPWNAFHLKRYYV from the exons atggctcctacCAGTAGAACAGCAAATCAAAACAACACTCATGTTCAAGGAGAAAACAACACTCGTATCTCTGGTGCTGATGGTTCTCCCCCTAATGGTCCTCAGCCTACCATTAATTTAACCCCCGAGGAGTTACAGAAGATTATAACTGATGCTGTTAAGATGTCCACGGCAAAGAAGGCCACTTCTGACCATGCCAGTTATCCCGAGCAACAACATGAACAGCCGCGAAGGGAAGAGGAGGGGGAATCAAGCGCGGGTTCTAAGTCTCCCACTGTTGCGGAAGAATTGGAAGAATTGAGGAAAAAAGTGAAAGTGTTAGAAGGGCATGTTGGTTCTAAAGGCAGCGCTCCAGTTGCAAAAGGTTGCCCATTTTCTGACATCATTGTTCGGGAACCATTACCCGGGCATTTCAAGTCGGCTAAAATCAAGGACTACGATGGGAGTTCTGACCCCGAAGAGCACCTTGCTCGTTTCGAAAACATGGCTATGTTGCATTGTTATGGGGACCAAATTAAATGCAAAGTGTTTTTAACCACTCTGATTGACTCGGCACAAAGGTGGTTCGAGGGTTTAGCTCCTCAGAGTATTCTCTCTTTCGAAGATTTTCAGAAGATGTTCTTACATCAGTTTAGTAGTAGCAAGAAATATAAAAGAACCGCATTTAGCCTATTCGAGGTAAAGCAGCGCTCGGAGGAAACTCTAAGAGCTTATATCAAAAGATTCAACCGAGTAGCCTTAGACGTACCTGCTTGCGCGCCCGAGACAAAAACTATTGCTTTCACGCAAGGATTGCTAGAAGGGGATTTCTTCCGCTCCCTCACCAAAAAACTACCcggagatttcgaagaccttTTGTCCCGGGCAGAAAAGTACATCAATATGGAAGAAGCCCAGCACCAGAAGAGAGAAGCATTGAAGAGAGCAAGGGGAGACCGAGCTGTCAGGCCTGAGGAAAGAAGTAACAAGGGGAATGGTTCCGGGCATCTTTCTCATGTTCCCTTGAGAAATGCCCGGGATATGGAAGTTCAAGAATGCAGCTCGGATGTGGCCCCACTCTCTAATCTCACAGTCCGGCCGGTCCGATCAAAAAAGGTCAGATATTGCACCCTACATAAAGAATGCTCCCACAACACGAATGAATGTCGATCCCTAAGGAAGGGGTTTAAGAAGTACACTGAGCCGGAATCTCGCCCTACTCGGGAGGAGCCCAGGTCGCCGCCCTGGGTATCACGACGACCTGGACCGAATGTTCCTAGGAGATCGGCTGACATCCCCAGTGGAAGCAGGAGAACAGAAGGGAACTTTAGGGAAGAAAAAAGCAGACAAGTGGAACGAAAAGACCTTTCCCCTATCCGGGGAGTGATCAAAATGATTTCGGGAGGATCTACTGATGGTGATTCCAACCGAGCCAGGAAAGCAAGGGGTAGAAGAGTGTGCTTAGAAGTTGATGGGAGGGATCGAAGTGAGCCGGTTATTAGTTTTGGCCCGGAAGACCTCAGAGGAGTCAGCCTACCTCATAATGATGCTCTGGTTATTCAGGCCCGGGTCGCTAATTATGACGTGTTGAGAGTTTTTGTGGATAATGGGAGTTCTGTTAATGTTATTTTCAAGGAAGCCCTGGTCCAGATGGATTTACATGAATATCCGCTGGAAGTAGTTGCGACTGCTCTGTTCGGCTTTGCCGGTCATGCTGTGTACCCTGAAGGGGAAATCACTCTACCCCTAACACTTGGAAGTGGAGATTTGAGGAAGACAGTTATGACAGTTTTCACCATAGTAGATGCCCCATCTTCGTATAACGTAATCCTTGGAAGGCCAGCTATGAACGAGATGAGAGCTGTAGCCTCCACTTATCACCAGAAGATCAAGTTCCCGATACGAGGGCAGGTGGGAGAGGTTAAGGGAGACCAACCCTCATCCCGGAAATGCTATGGTGAAACAATCCGAGTAGATCAGAAAAGGATGAAAAGGGAGGACAGGGGAAAGAAAGTGGCTCAGGGAGCAAAGGAGGTAGAAGGGAATGAAGTAAATTTTGTTGCAGAAGAAGAGCAAGAGGTGGTCGAAATAAAACCCGGAAAAAGTATCCGAGTGGCCCGAGACCTGGAAGACTCCACCCGG GCCACAGGGAAGTGGAGAATGTGTGTAGATTTTCGGGATCTGAACAAAGCTTGCCCGAAGGATTGTTACCCACTTCCTCGAATCGATCAGTTGGTGGATTCAACTTCCGGCTTTGAGTTACTAAGTTTCATGGATGCATATCAGGGTTATCACCAAATCCCCATGGCCCGAGAAGATCAAGATAAGGCCAGCTTCATCACTTTTGGGGGCACCTTTTGCTAtgtggtcatgccatttggattaaagAATGCCGGGGCCACATATCAACGCCTAATGAGTCAAGTCTTCCAAAAGCAGATAGGCAGGAATATTGAGGTTTATgtggatgatatcttgattaagACTCGAGAAATGTCTTGTTTTATTGCTGATCTGACAGAGACTTTTGCCACGTTGGAAAAGTATGAGATTAAGCTCAACCCGGCCAAATGTGTGTTCGGGGTCAAGAGTGGAAAGTTTCTGGGTTTCATGGTTACAGACAGAGGAATTGAAGTCAACCCGGAAAAGATAAAAGCTTTGATTGACATGCCCTCCCCTCAATCTACCCGGGAC CCGGAGCCGGGGGAAAAGTTGTGGATTTATTTGTCTGCCACTGAACATGCTGTCAGTTCTGTTCTCATCAAGAAAGAAGGGACAGATCAGAGGCCCGTGTATTATGTTAGTCACGCCCTCCGAGGAGCAGAGTTGAAATATAGTGAAATGGAAAAAATAGCTCTAGCCTTGGTAATGACTGCCCGAAAATTAAGGCCATACTTTTTGTCTCATCCGATAGTGGTCCTCACCAATTCCCCACTCGGAAGAATAATGACACATTCGGAAGTCTTAGGAAGATTGGTGAAATGGACAATAGAGCTGGGGGAATACGACATTGAGTATCAACCCCGGACCGCCATCAAAGCTCAGGCTCTGACAGACTTCTTGATAGAAATGATCCAACCGACAGAGGAGGAGGTATGGAGAGTCTTCGTTGATGGCGCTTCAAATCTATCCGGATGCGGAGTTGGAATGGTCATAGTAGCCCCATTCGGAGAAAAGATAAAATTGGCCCTGAGAATCGATTCCCGGATTACAAATAACGAAGCTGAATATGAAGCTGTTTTGTCAGGATTAAAAGCCGCCCAAGAAGTCGGAGCCTCCCGAGTAATTATTTACTCTGATTCTCAGTTAGTGGCACAACAAATTAAGGGTGCTTACGAGGCCAAAGATGAAAAAATGCTCAAATACTTGAAACTCATAGCAGCCCGAGCTACCTCTTTTACCGACTGGAGCATCGAGCAAATCCCCCGGGAAGAGAATGAGGAAGCTGATAGTCTGGCAAAGTTAGCTGCTTCTATGTCCGAAGTAAGTACCCGGGAAATCATGTGTTTTACCCGATTGGTACTATCTGTTGATGAGGCATCACCTACCCAGATAAATTCATGGATGACTCCCCTGATTGAATACATAGTCCATGCCAAGCTTCCGATTGACCGAGTTCAGGCTTTAAAGATAAAGAAGCAAGCACTCAGGTTCACTCTATTGAACAACACTCTTTACAGGCGATTATACATAGGTCCTCTATTGAAATGTATCTCAGAAAGCAAAGTAGAATACATCCTCCGGGAAATTCATGAAGGATGCTGTGGAGAACACTTGGGAGGGATGGCCCTGTCTCGGAAAGCCTTATTAGTAGGATTTTGGTGGCCCCGGATGGATCAAGATGCCGTCAAACTAGTCCAAAAATGCCAGGGTTGCCAACACCATTCCAATTTTCACCATCGCCCAACTGCAAGTATGCAACCAATCTCCGCCTCATGCCCTTTCGATCAATGGGGTCTAGATATAGTGGGCCCCTTCCCCATGGCCCGGGCACAAAAAAGATTTCTTCTAGTGGCTATTGATTATTTCTCCAAGTGGGTGGAAGCTAAGCCATTAGCCAGAATTACTGAAGACAAAGTTAtgaaatttctttggaaaaaCATTGTTTGCAGATACGGCATCCCTAGGAAGCTAATTTCCGACAATGGAAGACAATTCCAGGGAAAAAAGATTACCTCCTGGTGTCATGAAATGAAGATTATTCAATCCTTTACCTCAGTAGCCTACCCTCAGGCTAATGGCCAGACGGAAGTAACTAACAGGATCCTCGTGCAAGCACTGAAGGCCCGGCTCCATGGGAAAGGAAAAGATTGGGTGGAGGAATTGCCAAGTGTCTTATGGGCTTACCGAACTACTCCTCGATCATCTACTCGGGAAACACCCTATAGCCTGGTATACGGATCAGAAGCAGTCCTGCCAGTGGAAATCGGGCAATCTTCTATTCGGATAGAGTCCTACCCAAATCACAATGATCAGTCCCGGGCCATTGAACTTGATCTGGTTGAAGAAAGGCGAGACAGAGCTAAcattcgaatggaagcttatCGTAGCCGGGTAATgaaatcctataataagaaTGTTCGGGCGCGAAATTTTCAGATAGGGGACTTAGTCATGAAAAAGGTGAAACCGGTGGGCGATGTAGGGAAATTGGAAGCAAAATGGGAAGGAcccttcaaaataattcaaagaatCAGTTCTGGTGCAGCTTATTATCTTGAAGATTTTCTGGGGCAAACTCTCAAGAGGCCATGGAATGCTTTTCATTTAAAAAGATATTATGTGTAG
- the LOC142520567 gene encoding uncharacterized protein LOC142520567 gives MAEAYSGQKDDVVSVELPAPGSWKKLYLLKNGGTPKKNEILFISPTGEEINSRKQLDQYLKLHPGNPAISEFDWGTGETPRRSTRISEKVKATPPSKESEPPTKRGRRSSLAKKDKKMDADKEETEGKKEIEIPGGESNEKKVEDNKETEDKCEGEKLQEDVPQENAVTDVGIHDKTPAKDDKAVIDEKVNGIEESSTLKDKAEDKQISGPVDNPHSGLDGAQTVFANGVAPASGGYADAIEENRDITEMQVEEQEKNMKGDVMENGKVNQPTLAPHHSSSTPISC, from the coding sequence TATTTGCTGAAAAATGGAGGCACTCCGAAAAAAAATGAGATACTATTTATTTCGCCCACTGGGGAGGAGATAAACAGTCGCAAACAGCTGGATCAGTACCTGAAATTACACCCTGGAAATCCTGCAATATCGGAATTTGACTGGGGCACTGGTGAAACTCCAAGAAGATCAACAAGGATCAGTGAGAAGGTCAAGGCAACTCCTCCATCTAAAGAAAGTGAGCCACCAACAAAACGCGGCAGACGATCGTCCCTTGCCAAGAAAGATAAAAAGATGGATGCAGACAAAGAAGAAACTGAAGGGAAGAAAGAAATTGAAATCCCAGGTGGTGAATCCAATGAGAAGAAAGTCGAAGATAACAAGGAAACTGAGGACAAGTGTGAAGGTGAAAAATTGCAAGAGGACGTCCCACAGGAGAATGCTGTGACTGATGTTGGGATACATGATAAAACCCCTGCAAAGGATGACAAGGCTGTGATAGATGAAAAAGTTAATGGGATTGAAGAAAGTTCAACCTTGAAAGACAAGGCCGAAGACAAACAGATATCTGGACCTGTTGACAATCCGCATTCGGGCCTTGATGGAGCTCAAACAGTTTTCGCCAATGGAGTGGCACCTGCATCTGGTGGATATGCCGACGCCATAGAGGAAAACAGAGACATAACTGAGATGCAGGTGGAGGAGCAAGAAAAGAATATGAAAGGAGATGTTATGGAGAATGGCAAGGTGAATCAACCAACCTTAGCTCCACATCATTCTTCTTCGACTCCTATTAGTTGTTGA